A DNA window from Arachis hypogaea cultivar Tifrunner chromosome 18, arahy.Tifrunner.gnm2.J5K5, whole genome shotgun sequence contains the following coding sequences:
- the LOC112773035 gene encoding protein LATERAL ORGAN BOUNDARIES-like: MSSTTTPCAACKFLRRKCTPECIFAPYFPANNPQRFECVHRVFGASNVGKILNELPPSQREEAVESLAFEAEARQCDPVYGCTLQVCILQKKLRQRRALLANAKRELSAYINPQAIQGPFNPQEKPLSSPADHLGPPCSPNVVQYSPILGPSYGLDVVQSSAHLGLSDCPDDAPFFMPAIQHNGSLGGGGAADPKLDPGQQELLEAQQLAAAAAIREQQQAIMMRNYVQQQQQEYLRHNAAAGIEPVAAAAALRRCQWMWSVWPHGCIFRWSRR; encoded by the coding sequence atgtCATCGACGACTACACCATGCGCTGCATGTAAGTTCCTTCGTCGGAAGTGCACACCGGAGTGCATTTTTGCACCGTACTTCCCAGCGAACAACCCACAGCGCTTCGAATGTGTCCACCGTGTCTTCGGCGCCAGCAACGTCGGCAAGATCCTCAACGAGCTACCTCCATCCCAGCGCGAGGAAGCGGTGGAGTCCCTTGCGTTCGAGGCGGAAGCACGCCAATGCGACCCGGTCTATGGCTGCACCCTCCAAGTCTGCATCCTACAGAAGAAACTCCGCCAGAGACGTGCCCTCCTCGCTAATGCCAAGAGAGAACTTAGCGCCTACATCAACCCACAAGCCATTCAAGGTCCATTCAACCCTCAGGAAAAGCCTCTGTCTTCACCTGCCGACCATTTAGGTCCTCCCTGCAGTCCGAATGTTGTACAGTATTCACCCATTTTAGGCCCATCCTACGGTCTAGATGTTGTACAGTCTTCAGCCCATTTGGGCCTATCTGACTGCCCAGATGATGCACCGTTTTTTATGCCAGCTATACAGCATAATGGGTCATTGGGTGGTGGTGGTGCTGCTGACCCGAAGCTGGACCCAGGGCAGCAAGAGTTGTTGGAGGCCCAGCAACTTGCTGCTGCTGCGGCAATCCGAGAACAGCAGCAAGCTATAATGATGAGGAATTATGTCCAGCAACAGCAACAGGAGTATCTAAGACACAATGCTGCTGCTGGGATTGAACCTGTTGCGGCTGCGGCGGCCCTACGGCGATGTCAGTGGATGTGGAGTGTTTGGCCACATGGGTGCATCTTCAGGTGGTCAAGGAGGTGA